From the Microbacterium sp. W4I4 genome, one window contains:
- a CDS encoding VOC family protein, with product MDAVTLRVGDLEAMTSYYANALALDPIEERSRGAEVHRVLGRGTTPMVRLIGTPNLPGVDPRQAGLFHTAFLFDDAPALAATVLRAAQDDRGHFTGSSDHLVSEAFYFTDPEGNGIELYIDRDRSEWRYENGALQMSTLYLDPNAYLQRHLDENVLASVARAAGKVGHVHLQVGDIPTARAFYIDALGFETTVDTYPGALFASAGGYHHHVAMNTWNSAGAGPRAASLGLGDVAITVPARDDLDALAARLTHRKLQFADDGNSISVDDPWGTRVTVAIPGADAEELLAR from the coding sequence ATGGATGCCGTGACGCTGCGCGTCGGCGACCTCGAGGCGATGACCTCCTACTATGCCAACGCCCTCGCGCTCGACCCGATCGAAGAGCGCTCCCGCGGCGCGGAGGTGCACCGGGTGCTGGGCCGCGGCACCACTCCGATGGTGCGCCTGATCGGCACGCCGAACCTCCCCGGCGTCGACCCGCGCCAGGCCGGCCTCTTCCACACCGCATTCCTCTTCGACGACGCTCCCGCGCTCGCCGCCACCGTGCTGCGGGCTGCGCAGGACGATCGCGGACACTTCACCGGTTCCAGCGACCACCTCGTCAGCGAGGCGTTCTACTTCACCGATCCCGAGGGCAACGGCATCGAGCTCTACATCGACCGCGACCGCTCCGAGTGGCGGTACGAGAACGGCGCCCTGCAGATGTCGACGCTGTACCTCGACCCCAACGCGTACCTGCAGCGTCATCTCGACGAGAACGTCCTGGCGAGCGTCGCCCGCGCCGCCGGCAAGGTCGGTCACGTGCACCTGCAGGTCGGCGACATCCCGACCGCCCGTGCCTTCTACATCGATGCGCTCGGCTTCGAGACCACCGTCGACACCTACCCGGGCGCGCTGTTCGCCTCGGCGGGCGGCTACCACCACCACGTCGCGATGAACACCTGGAACAGCGCCGGCGCCGGCCCGCGCGCCGCGAGCCTCGGACTCGGCGACGTCGCGATCACCGTCCCCGCCCGCGACGATCTCGACGCGCTCGCCGCCCGGCTCACGCACCGCAAACTGCAGTTCGCCGACGATGGCAACTCGATCTCGGTCGACGACCCGTGGGGAACGCGCGTCACCGTCGCGATTCCCGGTGCGGATGCCGAGGAGCTGCTGGCCCGATGA
- a CDS encoding alpha/beta hydrolase translates to MTTMLHAISSSEQIDPTASVVAVFLHGFGSNERDLAGLAYALPAGLPWVSLQAPIAVGTGAYAWFPIGEPGNPDPAQVAAAVDAIWAWADAALPAGARIAPIGFSQGGLMASQLLRTAPERVIAPVILGGFVQAGEQPGDAVLRETRPAVFSGRGEADRVIAEPAVTRTDAWLPEHTTATARSYSGLAHGIDARELEDMRAFLTAQLTPVSAETQP, encoded by the coding sequence ATGACCACGATGCTGCACGCGATCTCCTCCTCTGAGCAGATCGACCCGACGGCATCCGTCGTGGCGGTGTTCCTGCACGGCTTCGGATCGAACGAGCGCGACCTCGCCGGGCTGGCATACGCTCTCCCGGCCGGCCTCCCCTGGGTGTCGCTGCAGGCTCCGATCGCCGTCGGAACGGGCGCCTACGCCTGGTTCCCGATCGGCGAGCCGGGCAACCCCGACCCGGCGCAGGTCGCGGCCGCGGTCGACGCCATCTGGGCGTGGGCGGACGCCGCGCTGCCCGCAGGCGCCCGCATCGCACCGATCGGCTTCTCGCAGGGTGGGCTGATGGCGTCGCAGCTGCTGCGCACCGCACCGGAGCGTGTGATCGCCCCGGTCATCCTGGGCGGATTCGTGCAGGCCGGCGAGCAGCCGGGCGATGCCGTACTGCGCGAGACGCGCCCCGCGGTGTTCTCCGGCCGTGGCGAAGCCGACCGTGTGATCGCCGAACCCGCCGTGACCCGCACCGACGCCTGGCTGCCCGAGCACACCACCGCCACCGCCCGAAGCTACTCCGGCCTGGCGCACGGCATCGACGCCCGCGAGCTCGAGGACATGCGCGCATTCCTCACCGCGCAGCTGACGCCCGTGAGCGCGGAGACGCAGCCGTAG
- a CDS encoding DnaJ domain-containing protein, giving the protein MTFEGPLAASAYEVLGVSATVDDDELRRAYRLRLRQTHPDTGGDAALFIRVQRAWEHVGTPDGRTAYDRGRDAVTWGAPSASASRAGTRPRTMSYGQAGGWRRQRYLELLAEHLGHPLAAREAYDPAVVRSAPWEVRRLLADALAEESTAAAIDGLGIGFTAWHGVECEQDAVLDHVVLAPSGLYGLVSEDFGDPVRFRQGEVIAGPEREVTPVADLLSRMRWIARTARVRFGGAVLILPDEDLEHPITTLGSVRGVPVAVVRRSALRPLLRTGVPGGRPLGMTEAFDVRARLRRAVRVRTP; this is encoded by the coding sequence GTGACGTTCGAAGGGCCGCTGGCAGCATCCGCCTATGAGGTGCTCGGCGTCTCAGCGACGGTCGACGACGACGAGCTGCGCCGCGCCTACCGGCTGCGCCTGCGGCAGACGCACCCCGACACGGGCGGCGATGCCGCGCTGTTCATCCGCGTGCAGCGGGCCTGGGAGCACGTCGGCACGCCCGACGGCCGGACGGCGTACGACCGGGGCCGGGATGCTGTGACCTGGGGTGCGCCCTCGGCATCCGCCTCCCGCGCCGGAACCCGGCCCCGCACGATGTCGTACGGGCAGGCGGGCGGATGGCGGCGGCAACGCTACCTGGAGCTGCTCGCCGAGCACCTCGGTCACCCGCTGGCGGCCCGTGAGGCGTACGACCCCGCAGTCGTGCGCTCGGCTCCGTGGGAGGTGCGGCGCCTGCTTGCCGACGCACTCGCCGAGGAGAGCACGGCGGCCGCGATCGACGGCTTGGGCATCGGCTTCACCGCCTGGCACGGGGTCGAGTGCGAGCAGGATGCCGTGCTCGACCATGTCGTTCTGGCACCGAGCGGACTGTACGGCCTGGTCTCGGAGGACTTCGGCGATCCGGTCCGATTCCGCCAGGGCGAGGTGATCGCCGGCCCCGAACGCGAGGTGACACCGGTCGCGGACCTGCTGAGCCGGATGCGCTGGATCGCCCGCACGGCGAGAGTGCGCTTCGGCGGGGCGGTCCTGATCCTCCCCGACGAGGACCTCGAGCATCCGATCACCACGCTGGGCAGCGTGCGCGGTGTGCCGGTCGCCGTGGTACGGCGCAGCGCCCTGCGCCCGCTGCTGCGCACCGGCGTTCCCGGCGGACGGCCGCTCGGGATGACCGAGGCGTTCGACGTGCGGGCACGCCTGAGGCGGGCCGTGAGGGTGCGCACACCCTGA
- a CDS encoding alpha/beta fold hydrolase codes for MADLLADLTRMPHPQFIEVGDGVALATYSWGDLDAPTVVLVHGFASSTADTWLHTGWVRMLEREGYRILGIDQRGHGASQKPHDADGYAVRALARDIEAVLDTFLVDETFYVGYSLGARVGWQVLQDLGDRIPRAVLGGVPDGIPLDRLDIDQVRRYAADGTPVTDPVTQNYIALAERVSGNDLYALLALAEGMRDSRSIDPDPAHAPQQPVLFATGSADAVIGGSRRLADAAPKSSFFEIPGRHHFNAPGSKDFRLAALQFLQEE; via the coding sequence GTGGCCGACCTACTTGCAGATCTGACTCGGATGCCGCACCCGCAGTTCATCGAAGTGGGCGACGGGGTCGCCCTCGCGACGTACTCGTGGGGCGACCTGGATGCCCCGACCGTGGTGCTCGTGCACGGATTCGCCTCGAGCACGGCCGACACCTGGCTGCACACCGGGTGGGTGCGGATGCTGGAGCGCGAGGGCTACCGCATCCTCGGCATCGACCAGCGCGGGCACGGCGCCAGCCAGAAGCCGCACGATGCCGACGGCTACGCGGTGCGCGCCCTCGCCCGCGACATCGAGGCCGTGCTCGACACGTTCCTCGTCGACGAGACGTTCTACGTCGGCTATTCGCTCGGCGCCCGTGTGGGCTGGCAGGTGCTGCAGGATCTCGGCGACCGCATCCCCCGCGCCGTGCTGGGCGGCGTGCCCGACGGCATCCCGCTCGACCGCCTCGACATCGATCAGGTGCGTCGTTACGCCGCCGACGGCACGCCCGTCACCGATCCGGTCACCCAGAACTACATCGCCCTGGCCGAGCGGGTATCGGGCAACGACCTCTACGCGCTGCTCGCGCTGGCCGAGGGCATGCGCGACTCTCGTTCGATCGACCCCGACCCTGCGCACGCACCGCAGCAGCCGGTGCTGTTCGCGACCGGGTCGGCGGATGCCGTGATCGGCGGCTCCCGGCGTCTGGCCGATGCCGCACCGAAGAGCTCGTTCTTCGAGATCCCCGGTCGGCACCACTTCAACGCGCCGGGTTCGAAGGACTTCCGACTCGCGGCGCTGCAGTTCCTGCAGGAGGAATGA
- a CDS encoding glycoside hydrolase family 130 protein, giving the protein MFTGASFPLGPFTPYEGNPILRPRGDSWESANLYNPAALVDGDEVLLLYRAHADDIVSHIGLARSRDGLNFTREDEPILSPVEDYERYGCEDPRIAHIDGTYYLTYTGWDRHSAQLCLATSTDLRTWTRHGPLFADFDTFKTVDPRGFDWSKAGVIVPVRMQGRWWMYFGEGAIYWATSDDLIHWTPGTPDTEPMYSPTPGTWDEALVEIGTSPVLTDNGLLVMLTNGATRTVHDDGSVDVDYRCGQIAIDPGEPTKVIGRMQEPWLRPQSFEDMHGLVSNVTFVEGLVRFRGRWLAYYGQSDTTLAVAIHDPDRPWGTSLREG; this is encoded by the coding sequence ATGTTCACCGGAGCATCCTTCCCCCTCGGTCCGTTCACCCCGTACGAGGGCAACCCGATCCTCCGCCCGCGCGGCGACAGCTGGGAGTCGGCGAACCTCTACAACCCGGCCGCCCTGGTCGACGGCGATGAGGTTCTGCTGCTGTATCGCGCGCACGCCGACGACATCGTCTCGCACATCGGGCTCGCCCGCTCGCGCGACGGACTGAACTTCACACGGGAGGACGAGCCGATCCTGTCTCCCGTGGAGGACTACGAGCGCTACGGATGCGAGGATCCCCGCATCGCGCACATCGACGGCACCTACTACCTCACCTACACGGGGTGGGATCGCCACAGCGCCCAGCTCTGCCTGGCCACCTCGACCGACCTGCGCACCTGGACCAGGCACGGGCCCCTCTTCGCAGACTTCGACACGTTCAAGACAGTCGACCCGCGCGGATTCGACTGGTCGAAGGCGGGCGTCATCGTGCCGGTGAGGATGCAGGGCAGGTGGTGGATGTACTTCGGCGAGGGAGCCATCTACTGGGCGACCAGCGACGACCTCATCCACTGGACGCCCGGCACTCCCGATACCGAGCCGATGTACTCACCCACCCCCGGAACCTGGGATGAGGCGCTCGTCGAGATCGGCACCTCCCCGGTGCTGACCGACAACGGCCTGCTGGTCATGCTGACCAACGGCGCGACGCGAACCGTGCACGACGACGGCTCTGTCGACGTCGACTACCGCTGCGGGCAGATCGCCATCGACCCGGGCGAGCCGACGAAGGTGATCGGGCGGATGCAGGAGCCGTGGCTGCGACCTCAGAGCTTCGAGGACATGCACGGCCTCGTCTCGAACGTCACGTTCGTGGAGGGGCTGGTGAGGTTCCGTGGCCGGTGGCTCGCCTACTACGGGCAGTCGGACACGACGCTGGCCGTCGCGATCCACGACCCCGATCGACCGTGGGGAACGTCCCTGCGGGAAGGATGA
- a CDS encoding carbohydrate ABC transporter permease, with amino-acid sequence MMHRLRRIPRVLSVILLTAAALVFAFPFYFMIVGAFQENPTNAPDELLPTQGWTLQNFASIDSRIDLTGSLLNSLVFTAGVLLGTLVFGLLAGYALARLDFRGRGVIWVLMLLVQMVPFQLLMIPLYVQITRSYGLGDSYLGMILPFAINTTAVFIFTQFFKSLPAEIFEAARIDGAGELRLLTSVAVPLIRPVLVTVVLITFIGPWNEFLWPFLITKDSSLQPLAVSLANYISTVAQSTANPNGAILAGATALALPVVVLFCVFQRFFTATDLGAAIKG; translated from the coding sequence ATGATGCACAGGCTGCGACGAATTCCCCGTGTGCTCAGCGTGATCCTGCTGACCGCCGCGGCGCTGGTGTTCGCGTTCCCGTTCTACTTCATGATCGTCGGGGCGTTCCAGGAGAACCCGACCAACGCCCCCGACGAGCTGCTGCCGACGCAGGGATGGACGCTGCAGAATTTCGCGAGCATCGACAGCCGCATCGACCTGACCGGCTCCCTGCTGAACTCGCTGGTCTTCACCGCGGGTGTGCTCCTGGGCACTCTCGTGTTCGGTCTTCTCGCCGGCTATGCGCTGGCCCGACTCGACTTCCGCGGGCGCGGCGTGATCTGGGTGCTGATGCTGCTCGTGCAGATGGTGCCCTTCCAACTGCTCATGATCCCGCTCTACGTGCAGATCACGCGCAGCTACGGACTGGGCGACTCGTATCTGGGCATGATCCTGCCGTTCGCGATCAACACCACGGCGGTGTTCATCTTCACCCAGTTCTTCAAGTCGCTCCCCGCCGAGATCTTCGAGGCGGCGCGCATCGACGGCGCCGGAGAGCTGCGTCTGCTCACCTCGGTGGCCGTCCCGCTGATCAGGCCGGTGCTCGTGACCGTGGTGCTGATCACATTCATCGGTCCGTGGAACGAGTTCCTCTGGCCCTTCCTGATCACCAAGGACTCCTCGTTGCAGCCGCTTGCCGTCTCGCTGGCGAACTACATCTCCACCGTGGCGCAGTCCACCGCCAACCCCAACGGCGCCATCCTCGCCGGAGCCACCGCACTCGCGCTGCCGGTGGTCGTGCTGTTCTGCGTCTTCCAGCGCTTCTTCACCGCCACCGACCTCGGCGCAGCCATCAAGGGCTGA
- a CDS encoding carbohydrate ABC transporter permease — MTDRRTRLRTRILGAQPLGGLFALPYLVFVLAIFAYPLVFAIYIAFHDYYFTAPGVEPDRPFVGFDNFAATLTDPKVLDAFRNTLVFLVINVPLTVVLSMVLATALNSGIRWVAAYRVAFYVPYLTASVSLVGVWMLLFSSNGLINALLGDLAPNPSWLVNSALAMPMIALYVTWKQLGFYILLYLAALQNVPRELYESAETDGAGGFARFANVTVPGVRNATTLVLILSIITGANLFTEPYLLTSGGGPDGASVTPVLLIYQQGIQQQNPDMAAAIGMILVVLVGALSLIANRATQER, encoded by the coding sequence ATGACCGACCGGAGAACGCGGCTGCGCACCAGGATCCTCGGTGCGCAGCCGCTGGGGGGCCTCTTCGCACTGCCGTACCTCGTGTTCGTGCTCGCGATCTTCGCCTACCCGCTGGTCTTCGCCATCTACATCGCCTTCCACGACTACTACTTCACGGCACCGGGCGTCGAGCCGGATCGGCCCTTCGTCGGATTCGACAACTTCGCCGCCACGCTCACCGACCCGAAGGTGCTCGACGCCTTCCGCAACACCCTCGTCTTCCTCGTGATCAACGTGCCGCTCACTGTCGTGCTGTCGATGGTGCTCGCGACAGCCCTGAACAGCGGCATCCGATGGGTGGCCGCCTACCGGGTGGCGTTCTACGTGCCCTACCTCACCGCGAGCGTCTCGCTCGTGGGCGTCTGGATGCTGTTGTTCTCCAGCAACGGCCTGATCAACGCGCTGCTGGGCGACCTGGCCCCGAACCCGTCCTGGCTCGTCAACAGCGCACTCGCGATGCCGATGATCGCCCTGTACGTCACCTGGAAGCAGCTCGGCTTCTACATCCTGCTGTACCTCGCCGCGCTGCAGAACGTGCCCCGCGAGCTGTACGAGTCCGCCGAGACCGATGGGGCGGGCGGCTTCGCGCGCTTCGCGAACGTCACGGTGCCCGGCGTGCGCAACGCCACGACCCTGGTGCTGATCCTGTCGATCATCACGGGCGCCAACCTCTTCACCGAACCGTACCTGCTCACCAGCGGCGGCGGACCCGACGGCGCGTCCGTCACACCCGTGCTGCTCATCTACCAGCAGGGCATCCAGCAGCAGAATCCCGACATGGCCGCAGCGATCGGCATGATCCTCGTCGTTCTCGTCGGCGCGCTGTCGCTGATCGCCAACCGAGCCACCCAGGAGCGATGA
- a CDS encoding sugar ABC transporter substrate-binding protein, with the protein MKKIRSAALIGAVALVVTGCSSGGGGGGGGDAATATGDIKIWLSNNEQELAWGKEVVKAWNDAHPDEKVASQEIPAASSSEEAITAAITAGTAPCLVFNIAPAAVSGWVKQGGLVDLSSIKGADDYITERGGEVSGYQTDGKFYQLPWKSNPVMVMYNKELFTKAGLNADDPKMNTYDAFLQGAQAIVDSGVQSAIWPAPTSEFYQPWFDFYPFYLAETDGTMLVEDGKSTFDSDAGKKVADFWATMYADKLAPNEKSTDDAMSSGTTAMQLAGPWAIPSYAETVDVGFMPVPTTDGRADPKTFADSKSVSMFTSCKNQGTAWEFMQFATSEDNDGVLLEKTGQMPMRTGLKDTYPDYFSANPNYVAFADQAENTVDVPSIPNSVEAWQAFRDEYSAAVIFGKESTADFLKKAAEKIDDIVAE; encoded by the coding sequence ATGAAGAAGATCCGCTCCGCAGCACTGATCGGTGCCGTCGCACTCGTCGTGACGGGATGCTCGTCCGGTGGTGGAGGAGGAGGCGGCGGAGATGCGGCCACCGCCACGGGAGACATCAAGATCTGGCTCTCGAACAACGAGCAGGAGCTCGCCTGGGGCAAGGAGGTCGTGAAGGCGTGGAACGACGCGCATCCCGACGAGAAGGTCGCCTCGCAGGAGATCCCCGCCGCGTCGTCGTCGGAGGAGGCGATCACGGCCGCGATCACCGCGGGCACCGCTCCCTGCCTGGTGTTCAACATCGCACCGGCAGCGGTGTCCGGCTGGGTCAAGCAGGGCGGACTCGTCGACCTCAGCTCGATCAAGGGTGCCGACGACTACATCACCGAGCGCGGCGGAGAGGTCTCCGGCTACCAGACCGACGGCAAGTTCTACCAGCTGCCGTGGAAGTCCAACCCGGTGATGGTGATGTACAACAAGGAGCTGTTCACGAAGGCGGGCCTGAACGCCGACGACCCGAAGATGAACACCTACGACGCCTTCCTCCAGGGCGCGCAGGCCATCGTCGACTCGGGCGTGCAGAGCGCCATCTGGCCGGCGCCGACGAGCGAGTTCTACCAGCCGTGGTTCGATTTCTATCCGTTCTACCTCGCCGAGACCGACGGCACGATGCTCGTCGAGGACGGCAAGTCCACCTTCGACTCGGATGCCGGAAAGAAGGTCGCCGACTTCTGGGCGACGATGTACGCGGACAAGCTCGCCCCGAACGAGAAGTCCACCGACGACGCCATGTCGTCGGGGACGACCGCGATGCAGCTGGCCGGACCCTGGGCCATCCCGTCCTACGCCGAGACCGTCGACGTCGGCTTCATGCCGGTGCCCACCACGGACGGCCGTGCGGATCCGAAGACTTTCGCCGACTCGAAGAGCGTGTCGATGTTCACCTCGTGCAAGAACCAGGGCACGGCGTGGGAGTTCATGCAGTTCGCCACCAGCGAGGACAACGACGGCGTGCTCCTCGAGAAGACGGGGCAGATGCCGATGCGCACCGGCTTGAAGGACACGTACCCCGACTACTTCTCGGCGAACCCGAACTACGTGGCCTTCGCCGACCAGGCGGAGAACACGGTCGATGTGCCCAGCATCCCGAACTCCGTCGAGGCCTGGCAGGCGTTCCGCGACGAGTACTCGGCAGCGGTGATCTTCGGCAAGGAGTCGACGGCGGACTTCCTGAAGAAGGCCGCCGAGAAGATCGACGACATCGTCGCGGAGTGA
- a CDS encoding LacI family DNA-binding transcriptional regulator — protein MNRTTIADVAREAGVTKATVSHALSGNRPISEETRARVLAAAERLDWIPSQSARSLATRRANAVGVVLARDPDVIANDSFFPAFIAGVESVLVETETALLLQVVPDRAGEERAYRSMSRGRADGAILLDLHVDDWRVSLLDDLGVPTVIVGAYDQEHDFSVVRTDDGEPIRELIAKLRADGHRRIAHVSGPLDYVHSRARADAYVEAIGDAALLRESDFTAGSGRDRTAELLALSPRPTAILYSNDTTAIAGLSYARSQGLVVPDDLAVAGFDDDHLSAHLSPSLTSVSSDPAARGRAAARLLRAAILGAEPRTELIDCNIVHFRESTSGPASAGP, from the coding sequence ATGAATCGCACGACGATCGCCGACGTCGCCCGCGAAGCGGGAGTGACGAAGGCCACGGTCTCGCATGCGCTCAGCGGCAACCGGCCCATCTCGGAGGAGACGAGGGCGCGGGTGCTCGCCGCGGCCGAGCGACTGGACTGGATCCCCAGCCAGAGCGCACGATCGCTGGCGACGCGGCGGGCGAACGCCGTGGGTGTCGTGCTCGCCCGGGATCCCGACGTGATCGCCAACGACTCCTTCTTCCCGGCATTCATCGCCGGCGTCGAGTCCGTGCTGGTCGAGACCGAGACCGCCCTGCTGCTGCAGGTGGTGCCGGATCGGGCGGGCGAGGAGCGCGCCTATCGGTCGATGTCGCGCGGACGCGCCGACGGTGCGATCCTGCTCGACCTGCATGTGGACGACTGGCGCGTGTCGCTGCTGGACGATCTCGGCGTGCCGACGGTGATCGTGGGCGCCTACGACCAGGAGCACGACTTCTCGGTCGTGCGCACGGACGACGGCGAGCCCATCCGGGAGCTGATCGCGAAGCTGCGCGCGGACGGGCACCGGCGCATCGCGCACGTGTCCGGACCGCTGGATTACGTGCACTCGCGCGCCAGGGCCGACGCGTACGTCGAGGCGATCGGCGACGCCGCACTGCTGCGCGAGAGCGACTTCACCGCCGGCAGCGGGCGCGACCGGACCGCGGAACTCCTCGCTCTCTCGCCACGGCCCACCGCGATCCTGTACTCCAACGACACCACCGCGATCGCCGGGCTCTCCTACGCCCGTTCCCAGGGCCTGGTCGTCCCTGACGACCTCGCCGTCGCCGGCTTCGACGACGACCACCTCTCGGCGCACCTGTCCCCGTCGCTGACCAGCGTGTCCTCGGATCCCGCCGCCAGGGGACGGGCGGCCGCGCGCCTGCTCCGCGCGGCGATCCTCGGGGCGGAGCCGCGCACCGAGCTCATCGACTGCAACATCGTGCACTTTCGGGAAAGCACCTCGGGACCGGCATCCGCGGGCCCCTGA
- a CDS encoding Vms1/Ankzf1 family peptidyl-tRNA hydrolase, which translates to MSSVDVRGIDLRATLTEPGAWSTVYTDGAQGEPPGAVESRMRSLKDRMLQEGLPEEDADAVLTALSDDRGLAAPSARWLIARDGQVAADEGFTAARLGSERIAHGPFPEIVPLLRHRSGERLILVVETGRDGADVSLQHLGRSVVQVQHIEGEDDPITKVSPGGWSQARFQRSVEEVWQRNQDEVAEEVDRIVREHRPEHIFFTGDAHARGLLLESIAADALALVVEVDVDTRADGADDTALVEEIERTVGLADDDRIAAVRDRAAERDAESGAFGIPAVVGALQQAQVDTLLLDARLADGDGTLLALPDAPWVAIGAADTFDAGPGTPVPVAEALARAAVLTDADVLFLEDETRPDHDAEEPVAALRWPAAPVTGAAHDLGEAPDPEAPDPAGEGHRSQAEGEDPDEPAVRPDPAAEGHPSQAEGEDPGGAK; encoded by the coding sequence ATGAGTTCCGTTGACGTCCGGGGCATCGACCTGCGCGCGACGCTCACCGAACCCGGCGCCTGGAGCACCGTGTACACCGACGGCGCGCAGGGAGAACCTCCTGGCGCCGTCGAGAGCCGGATGCGGTCGCTGAAGGATCGGATGCTGCAGGAGGGTCTGCCCGAGGAGGATGCGGATGCCGTGCTCACGGCCCTGTCCGACGACCGCGGACTGGCCGCGCCGTCCGCACGCTGGCTGATCGCCCGCGACGGACAGGTGGCTGCCGATGAGGGATTCACCGCCGCCCGGCTCGGCTCCGAGCGCATCGCGCACGGGCCGTTCCCGGAGATCGTGCCGCTGCTGCGTCATCGCAGCGGCGAGCGGCTGATCCTCGTCGTGGAGACCGGTCGCGACGGCGCGGACGTGTCGCTGCAGCACCTGGGCCGATCGGTCGTGCAGGTGCAGCACATCGAGGGCGAGGACGACCCGATCACGAAGGTGAGTCCAGGCGGCTGGTCGCAGGCGCGATTCCAGCGCAGCGTCGAGGAGGTCTGGCAGCGCAATCAGGACGAGGTCGCCGAGGAGGTCGACCGGATCGTGCGAGAGCACCGGCCGGAGCACATCTTCTTTACCGGAGACGCACACGCACGCGGTCTGCTGCTGGAGAGCATCGCCGCGGACGCCCTGGCGCTCGTGGTGGAGGTCGATGTCGACACCAGGGCGGACGGCGCGGACGACACCGCGCTGGTCGAGGAGATCGAGCGGACGGTGGGCCTCGCGGACGACGACCGCATCGCCGCCGTCCGCGATCGGGCCGCCGAGCGGGATGCCGAGAGCGGAGCCTTCGGCATCCCCGCGGTCGTCGGCGCACTGCAGCAGGCGCAGGTCGACACGCTGCTGCTCGACGCACGCCTCGCGGACGGCGATGGCACTCTGCTCGCGCTGCCCGACGCCCCCTGGGTGGCGATCGGCGCGGCGGACACGTTCGACGCCGGTCCCGGCACGCCCGTGCCGGTCGCCGAAGCACTCGCACGCGCGGCGGTGCTCACCGACGCCGACGTGCTGTTCCTCGAAGACGAGACGCGTCCGGATCACGATGCGGAGGAGCCTGTCGCGGCGCTGCGCTGGCCGGCGGCACCCGTCACCGGCGCGGCGCACGATCTCGGCGAAGCGCCCGACCCCGAAGCACCCGACCCCGCGGGCGAGGGGCACCGCAGCCAGGCCGAGGGCGAGGATCCGGACGAGCCGGCCGTGCGGCCCGACCCCGCGGCCGAAGGGCATCCGTCGCAGGCGGAGGGCGAGGATCCCGGCGGCGCGAAGTAG
- a CDS encoding DNA topoisomerase IB, with product MTRLRRSDPHAPGIRRVRRGRGFEYRAPDGARIDDQAVVESLRALAIPPAWTDVWISPHENGHILATGTDAADRRQYIYHPAWQERMANEKFERMLELAAVMPAVRSGVTRDLRLEGFGRTRVLAGAFRMLDSALLRVGSEQYARQHGSIGLATLRGSHARVRGGRVVELRFPGKSGQPWESDVDDAELAELVAGLKRRGGRSLLLSWQDDEADRWHPLRAADINDDVRVRTGGDFTAKDFRTLHGTIAAAVALARTGPRGSVTARRRAAAAAIREAAAVLGNTPAVARASYVDPRVIDLYDEGTTVDPTRRVEGQLIELLGEDR from the coding sequence ATGACCCGTCTCCGTCGCAGCGACCCGCACGCACCCGGGATCAGGCGCGTGCGCCGGGGGCGCGGGTTCGAGTACCGCGCACCCGACGGCGCGCGCATCGATGATCAGGCCGTCGTCGAATCGCTGCGCGCGCTCGCGATCCCGCCCGCGTGGACCGACGTCTGGATCAGTCCGCACGAGAACGGGCACATCCTGGCGACCGGTACGGATGCCGCGGACCGCCGGCAGTACATCTACCACCCGGCCTGGCAGGAGCGGATGGCGAACGAGAAGTTCGAGCGGATGCTGGAACTGGCTGCCGTCATGCCCGCCGTCCGCAGCGGAGTCACGCGCGACCTGCGGCTGGAGGGATTCGGCCGCACCCGTGTGCTCGCCGGGGCGTTCCGGATGCTGGACAGCGCGCTGCTGCGGGTCGGGTCGGAGCAGTACGCCCGTCAGCACGGCAGCATCGGCCTGGCCACCCTGCGCGGGTCCCATGCCCGCGTGCGCGGCGGACGGGTGGTGGAGCTGCGGTTCCCCGGCAAGAGCGGACAGCCGTGGGAGTCGGATGTCGACGATGCGGAGCTCGCCGAACTGGTCGCCGGCCTGAAGCGACGCGGCGGGCGCAGCCTTCTGCTCAGCTGGCAGGACGACGAGGCCGACCGCTGGCATCCGCTGCGCGCCGCCGACATCAACGACGACGTGCGCGTCAGGACCGGCGGCGACTTCACCGCCAAGGACTTCCGCACCCTGCACGGCACCATAGCCGCGGCGGTGGCGCTCGCCAGGACCGGCCCGCGGGGTTCGGTGACCGCACGCAGACGGGCGGCCGCCGCCGCGATCCGCGAGGCCGCCGCCGTGCTCGGGAACACCCCCGCGGTGGCTCGAGCGAGTTACGTCGATCCGCGCGTGATCGACCTGTACGACGAGGGCACCACGGTCGACCCGACCCGGCGGGTGGAGGGACAGCTGATCGAGCTTCTCGGCGAGGATCGTTGA